In one window of Posidoniimonas corsicana DNA:
- a CDS encoding all3515 family Zur-repressed PEP-CTERM protein produces the protein MKMHFGFRAVAATVAAVLACEMALAQYDGKYYVGIDGRTDPYTAPDSDGGGAYPDNPNNGRLTLLLSHGNHYHGIGSYSYSGPSATPTLNSTNANNRLPEGYTLQAPLALTPGAGVYAGRNVLASDPGVEYSDLEIQNVHVLANTGIAEVDALYHSSSNRWDGPFDAADIHLELVGTSSPWLNVGSPTDPSALPVGGDIHLGEGDEMFSFTPVLWVDESAPAGDYWAEFRLTDPSGAFGDSGSFFIDVRQVPEPTTALLTGLGLLGAATLTRRSR, from the coding sequence ATGAAGATGCACTTTGGGTTTCGTGCGGTCGCCGCAACTGTTGCAGCCGTGCTTGCCTGTGAGATGGCCCTCGCTCAGTACGATGGCAAGTACTACGTCGGAATCGACGGCCGCACGGATCCGTACACGGCGCCCGACTCCGACGGAGGCGGCGCGTACCCCGACAACCCCAACAACGGGCGGCTGACGCTGCTGCTCAGTCATGGGAACCACTACCACGGCATCGGCTCGTACAGCTACTCGGGCCCGTCGGCGACGCCCACGCTCAATTCGACGAACGCCAACAACCGACTGCCGGAGGGCTACACGCTGCAGGCGCCGCTCGCGCTGACTCCGGGAGCCGGCGTCTATGCCGGCCGCAACGTCCTGGCTAGCGATCCCGGTGTTGAGTACTCGGACCTCGAGATCCAGAACGTGCACGTCTTAGCCAACACGGGCATCGCGGAGGTGGACGCGCTCTACCACAGCAGCAGCAACCGGTGGGACGGCCCCTTCGACGCCGCCGACATTCACCTGGAACTGGTTGGAACCAGCTCGCCGTGGCTCAACGTCGGGTCTCCCACAGACCCCAGCGCCTTACCCGTGGGGGGGGACATCCATCTTGGAGAGGGGGACGAGATGTTCAGCTTCACGCCGGTCCTGTGGGTCGACGAGAGCGCGCCGGCGGGCGACTACTGGGCCGAGTTCCGGCTCACGGACCCGTCCGGGGCTTTCGGCGACTCGGGCAGCTTCTTCATCGACGTGCGACAGGTTCCCGAACCAACCACGGCGCTGTTGACCGGTCTTGGCCTTTTAGGGGCCGCGACTCTAACCCGGCGTAGCAGGTAG
- a CDS encoding DUF1559 family PulG-like putative transporter, with translation MPRSPIRRGGGFTLVELLVVIAIIGVLIGLLLPAVQSARESARLVSCKNHLRSIGLATLHHLDAVQAFPPARLRARNDWGDAACESTQASWLARILPYIEEANAYSKWDLYRPFEDHDPAVREHTPESYICPTRRSLAEAVLPSSVVEAEVTFPCGCSTTEMVTLISGAIGDYGANHGDFTGGSYGDVFSYWRGGNGGGVIISSRPKCGADGPIDWTDRIRMKDLVDGASKTALAGEMHIPADRLAQVPENGPMYNGKDLPAFARIGGEGIPLARGPEDRSVPVIGFGSWHPGVCPFVLADGSVRLVNNFVEVDVLQSLCRRNDEAELEPVYYQGGDVR, from the coding sequence ATGCCCAGAAGCCCCATTCGTCGCGGCGGCGGATTCACGCTCGTTGAGCTGCTGGTCGTGATCGCAATCATCGGCGTGCTCATCGGCTTGCTACTCCCCGCTGTTCAGTCCGCGCGGGAATCGGCGCGGCTGGTTAGCTGCAAGAACCACCTCCGGTCGATCGGGCTGGCGACGCTTCACCACCTCGACGCGGTGCAGGCGTTCCCGCCCGCCCGGCTCCGCGCCCGTAACGACTGGGGCGACGCGGCCTGCGAGAGCACCCAGGCTTCGTGGCTGGCAAGGATCCTTCCGTACATAGAAGAGGCCAACGCCTACTCCAAGTGGGACTTGTACCGACCCTTTGAGGACCACGACCCAGCAGTCCGCGAGCACACCCCCGAGAGCTACATCTGCCCCACGCGAAGGAGCCTGGCCGAAGCGGTGCTCCCGTCTAGCGTTGTCGAGGCCGAGGTGACCTTCCCATGCGGCTGCAGCACGACCGAGATGGTGACGCTCATCAGCGGCGCTATCGGCGACTACGGCGCCAACCACGGCGACTTCACCGGCGGCTCGTACGGCGACGTCTTCTCTTACTGGCGTGGGGGCAACGGCGGGGGAGTCATCATCTCCAGCCGGCCGAAGTGCGGCGCCGATGGCCCGATCGACTGGACCGACAGGATCCGGATGAAGGACCTGGTCGACGGCGCCAGCAAGACGGCCCTCGCAGGCGAGATGCACATCCCGGCGGACCGCCTCGCCCAGGTCCCGGAGAACGGCCCGATGTACAACGGCAAGGACCTGCCGGCCTTCGCACGCATCGGCGGCGAAGGCATCCCGCTCGCCCGCGGGCCGGAGGACCGGTCGGTGCCGGTGATCGGGTTCGGCAGCTGGCACCCGGGGGTATGCCCGTTTGTGCTGGCCGACGGCTCGGTGAGGCTGGTGAACAACTTCGTGGAAGTCGACGTCCTGCAGTCCCTCTGCCGGCGGAACGACGAAGCTGAATTGGAACCGGTTTACTACCAGGGTGGCGATGTCCGTTAG
- a CDS encoding cytochrome P460 family protein, giving the protein MSVAAFEEELFAFAKDRRYVELGWKRDKALRDTGPYINGLYYGTHPAVRVFYSPEVVAWLEGGRQGAIPDGAVIVKEQYPPPAARHAGKTEEQLRDSLESWTIMVKDSRGSHDGWFWSNPGAEQEVVDNHADFSHPISGFGLYCLRCHASTRSPGVDPSSPENEFTFASLRNIEGYPGEPIVFRVDDSWRKPSKPEEGEGESAGLTAAAASSGGHPSCTQSGGMSPCQATANPDFVAFFTSMAPVSRGAVQDLPPITHDWVAKECAENPQQFVTAKQCMSCHAGLMEPFGPTMFLPTGDSAAYGAEGRNISPHGEWQWTPMGLAGRDPVFLAQLESEQQMLAAEFDEHPEQATRLSAVLEDTCLKCHGAMGRHEFHAAGSAGDRDTFGLDLCEATASQDEAIGEGDARFGALARDGISCMVCHRMQRRPQPEGDDRPYLQFFLETSVTGNLYLGPPNELYGPFKDEEIAAYPMQHALGITPKHSEFLQSSQMCGVCHTVTLPAVDKPIAEHESDELNDSQVVREFEAFHHHVEQATYLEWLNSSFENEFAVDNPNAKSCQDCHMSRGLRDDERNLALDGLPTRMAVIQDTTYPDAENLAAHKDIEVKVREEGYARHNFSGLNLFLIELFEQFDDVLGVRTQDYMTGSKLEIDNARRNFLNTARNETAELSLSSRLDDEDLLANVTVRNKAGHRFPTGVGFRRAFLELLVIERPAEQGGEERVVWGSGRTNSVGVIVDAAGEPLETEFFDDHAAGGQLSQPHHEEITREDHVQVYESLLHNAEGRFTTSFLRGCNTIKDNRLLPRGWTPMGPSSALTGRYLQATHPTGGAADDPRYQDGSGTDEVAYRVALPAGVDRTRLEVRATLHYQALPPYFLKNLFDRAPDGPATQRLYFLLSHADFSGTPIEDWKLPIASATSAPDQPEE; this is encoded by the coding sequence ATGTCGGTCGCAGCTTTCGAGGAGGAACTGTTCGCGTTCGCCAAGGACCGCCGGTACGTCGAACTGGGCTGGAAGCGTGACAAGGCGTTGCGGGACACCGGCCCCTACATCAACGGGCTCTACTACGGCACGCACCCCGCGGTGCGGGTGTTCTACTCGCCGGAGGTGGTCGCATGGCTAGAAGGGGGCCGTCAGGGGGCGATCCCCGACGGGGCGGTGATCGTGAAGGAGCAGTACCCGCCGCCGGCAGCCCGGCACGCGGGTAAGACCGAGGAACAGCTCCGCGACTCGCTCGAATCGTGGACCATTATGGTGAAGGACTCTCGCGGCTCGCACGACGGGTGGTTCTGGAGCAACCCGGGCGCCGAGCAGGAGGTGGTCGACAACCACGCGGACTTCTCGCACCCGATCTCTGGGTTCGGCTTGTACTGCCTGCGGTGCCACGCGTCGACCCGCTCGCCCGGCGTCGACCCGTCCAGCCCGGAGAACGAGTTCACGTTCGCTTCGCTGCGCAACATTGAAGGCTACCCGGGCGAGCCGATCGTGTTCCGCGTGGACGACTCGTGGCGCAAGCCCTCCAAGCCCGAGGAAGGGGAGGGCGAATCCGCAGGCCTAACGGCAGCCGCCGCCTCCTCCGGCGGGCACCCTAGCTGCACGCAGTCGGGCGGGATGTCGCCCTGCCAGGCGACCGCTAACCCAGACTTTGTCGCGTTCTTCACGTCGATGGCCCCCGTCAGCCGCGGCGCGGTTCAGGACCTGCCGCCAATCACTCACGACTGGGTCGCTAAGGAGTGCGCGGAAAACCCACAACAGTTCGTTACCGCGAAGCAGTGCATGAGCTGCCATGCCGGGCTGATGGAGCCGTTTGGACCCACCATGTTCCTGCCCACCGGCGACAGCGCTGCCTACGGCGCCGAGGGGCGGAACATCTCGCCGCACGGCGAGTGGCAGTGGACGCCCATGGGACTAGCAGGACGCGACCCGGTCTTCCTAGCGCAGCTGGAGAGCGAGCAGCAGATGCTCGCCGCCGAGTTCGACGAGCACCCCGAGCAGGCGACGCGGCTCTCAGCCGTGCTGGAAGACACCTGCCTGAAATGCCACGGCGCGATGGGGCGGCACGAGTTTCACGCCGCGGGCAGCGCCGGCGACCGCGACACGTTCGGGCTCGACCTGTGTGAAGCAACGGCAAGCCAAGACGAGGCGATCGGCGAGGGCGACGCCCGCTTTGGCGCCCTCGCGCGGGATGGCATCAGTTGCATGGTCTGCCACCGCATGCAGCGGAGGCCCCAGCCGGAGGGCGACGACCGCCCCTACCTGCAGTTCTTCCTCGAGACCTCCGTCACCGGCAACCTGTACCTCGGCCCGCCGAACGAGCTGTACGGCCCGTTCAAGGACGAGGAGATCGCTGCCTACCCGATGCAGCACGCGTTGGGCATCACGCCCAAGCACAGCGAGTTCTTGCAGAGCTCGCAGATGTGCGGCGTGTGCCACACGGTCACTCTGCCGGCGGTCGACAAGCCGATCGCGGAGCACGAGTCCGACGAGCTGAACGACAGCCAGGTGGTGCGCGAGTTCGAGGCGTTCCACCACCACGTCGAGCAGGCGACCTACCTCGAGTGGCTTAACAGCTCGTTCGAGAACGAGTTTGCGGTCGACAACCCGAACGCCAAGTCGTGTCAGGACTGCCACATGTCTCGCGGGCTACGGGACGACGAGCGGAATCTGGCGCTCGACGGCCTGCCAACCCGCATGGCCGTGATCCAGGACACCACCTACCCGGACGCCGAGAACCTGGCCGCGCACAAGGACATTGAGGTCAAGGTCCGTGAGGAGGGCTACGCGCGGCACAACTTCTCGGGGCTCAACCTGTTCCTAATCGAGCTGTTCGAGCAGTTCGACGACGTGCTGGGCGTGCGGACGCAGGACTACATGACCGGTTCAAAGCTGGAGATCGACAACGCCCGCCGCAACTTCCTCAACACCGCCCGCAACGAGACGGCCGAACTCTCGCTCAGCAGCCGGCTGGATGACGAGGACCTGCTGGCCAACGTCACGGTCCGGAACAAGGCCGGGCACCGATTCCCGACCGGGGTTGGGTTCCGCCGTGCGTTCCTGGAGTTGCTGGTGATCGAGCGGCCTGCGGAGCAGGGTGGGGAGGAGCGGGTGGTATGGGGTTCGGGCCGGACCAATTCGGTCGGCGTGATCGTCGACGCGGCGGGCGAGCCGCTTGAGACCGAGTTCTTTGACGACCACGCCGCCGGCGGTCAGCTCAGCCAGCCCCACCACGAGGAGATCACCCGCGAGGATCATGTGCAGGTGTACGAGTCTCTGCTTCACAACGCCGAGGGCCGGTTCACCACTAGTTTCTTGCGGGGCTGCAACACGATCAAGGACAACCGGCTGCTGCCACGTGGGTGGACGCCGATGGGCCCCTCGTCCGCGTTGACGGGCCGGTACCTGCAGGCCACGCACCCCACCGGCGGCGCGGCTGACGACCCGCGCTACCAAGACGGCAGCGGAACGGACGAGGTCGCTTACCGGGTCGCGCTGCCGGCGGGAGTCGACCGGACGCGGCTCGAGGTGCGGGCAACGCTGCACTACCAGGCGTTGCCGCCCTACTTCCTGAAGAACCTGTTCGACCGCGCGCCAGATGGCCCCGCAACCCAGCGGCTGTACTTCCTGCTGAGCCACGCCGACTTCAGCGGAACGCCGATCGAAGACTGGAAACTTCCGATCGCGAGCGCGACCAGCGCGCCCGATCAACCAGAGGAGTAG
- a CDS encoding permease, translated as MTLLDDFWVAFTAALVESAPLVVLGFVAAGLLHEFVPERVLRRRVGGGGLRPILWAVGVGSLLPVCSCSTIPLGIGLRRSGASTGAALAFMTSSPAISPVTVLLGWGLLGPVLLGWYCTVAITGAIAIGVVGNLWLCSPAESGAAYKPCGCGCGASTPSGAGRLRRALRWSFGELGTEVSSSLLVGLAVAAVVMALLPGGWVEGWLGHPSLLALLAAIAVSLPAYTCSVPAMAIAAGLIAKGVDPGVAVAFLVAGPATNLGELNAIRTAMGARTALFYAGMLVAIALAAGAATSLVTASPSAELTAAPAHGHVHALDAAVLGETADATHSGAPLWRWIPTMVVVGLALRSMSAWRAGFGPSSVFRRSAKPVANLLDQRESMLTRFQDAN; from the coding sequence ATGACGCTGCTAGATGATTTCTGGGTCGCCTTTACGGCCGCCCTCGTAGAGTCGGCGCCGCTGGTGGTGCTGGGGTTTGTCGCCGCTGGCTTGCTCCACGAGTTTGTGCCAGAGCGCGTGCTACGGCGGCGCGTCGGCGGCGGCGGACTGCGTCCGATCCTCTGGGCGGTTGGGGTCGGGTCGCTACTGCCGGTGTGCTCCTGCAGCACCATCCCGTTGGGGATCGGCCTCCGGCGTAGCGGGGCTTCGACCGGGGCAGCGCTGGCGTTCATGACCAGTTCTCCAGCCATCTCGCCGGTGACGGTGCTGCTTGGCTGGGGGCTGCTCGGACCGGTGCTGCTGGGCTGGTACTGCACGGTCGCCATCACGGGCGCAATCGCGATCGGCGTGGTTGGGAACCTGTGGCTGTGCTCGCCCGCCGAATCCGGCGCCGCCTACAAGCCCTGCGGTTGTGGTTGCGGCGCGTCGACCCCCTCTGGCGCCGGTCGGCTGCGGCGCGCGCTGCGGTGGTCCTTTGGTGAACTGGGGACGGAGGTAAGCAGCTCACTGCTGGTGGGCCTGGCGGTAGCCGCGGTGGTCATGGCGCTCCTCCCCGGAGGATGGGTTGAGGGATGGCTGGGGCACCCGAGCCTTCTCGCTCTCCTGGCGGCGATAGCCGTGTCTCTGCCGGCGTACACATGCTCCGTGCCGGCGATGGCGATTGCGGCCGGGCTGATCGCCAAGGGCGTTGACCCTGGAGTCGCGGTGGCGTTTCTGGTCGCCGGCCCGGCCACGAACCTGGGCGAGTTGAACGCCATCCGCACCGCGATGGGCGCCCGAACGGCGCTGTTCTACGCCGGGATGCTCGTGGCGATCGCCCTGGCCGCGGGCGCGGCGACCTCGTTGGTGACGGCGTCGCCGTCGGCCGAGCTAACGGCGGCACCTGCTCACGGGCACGTCCATGCCCTGGATGCCGCGGTTCTGGGAGAGACAGCCGACGCGACGCACAGCGGGGCGCCCTTGTGGCGGTGGATTCCGACTATGGTTGTCGTGGGGCTCGCGCTGAGATCGATGTCTGCGTGGAGAGCAGGCTTCGGCCCCAGTTCGGTCTTCCGTAGATCGGCGAAACCTGTCGCGAACTTGTTGGATCAGCGCGAGTCGATGCTGACGCGATTCCAAGACGCCAACTAG
- a CDS encoding PEP-CTERM sorting domain-containing protein has translation MLRLHTLRLLAVALSIALASDLAFAQHDHGDIEFTYESGRIAIEFGDEGRVFEGDFGDFAGGPDETDDPGFGSEVDEGLGVDPGDIIGYKVLGPLNYHDGSAFAATSASMALGNAGGIDITVDAGTLAAGGLIGQADSAGDVHTHIDFAINSTAPTGAYGLLLSLTAFDSSMQPKPGIADSEPFYIVFNRGLDEVVFEEAVGAFTAIIPEPASLMLASIGAAVVCGRRRR, from the coding sequence ATGTTACGCCTTCACACCCTACGGCTGCTGGCCGTTGCTCTGTCAATCGCACTAGCCAGCGATCTCGCATTCGCACAACACGATCATGGTGATATCGAGTTCACCTACGAGTCGGGAAGGATCGCCATCGAGTTCGGTGACGAAGGGCGTGTCTTCGAGGGCGACTTCGGCGATTTCGCTGGCGGCCCGGACGAAACCGACGACCCTGGCTTCGGATCGGAAGTAGACGAGGGCCTGGGCGTCGACCCGGGCGACATCATCGGCTACAAGGTGCTCGGTCCCTTGAACTACCACGACGGCTCGGCGTTTGCTGCGACTTCCGCTAGCATGGCGCTCGGCAACGCGGGCGGGATCGACATAACGGTTGACGCGGGCACGCTGGCGGCCGGCGGGCTTATCGGGCAGGCCGACTCCGCAGGCGATGTCCACACCCATATCGACTTCGCCATCAATTCGACCGCGCCGACCGGCGCGTACGGCTTGCTGCTCTCCCTTACCGCTTTCGACAGCAGCATGCAGCCGAAGCCGGGCATCGCCGACTCCGAACCGTTCTACATTGTCTTCAACCGTGGTCTCGATGAGGTGGTGTTTGAGGAGGCGGTAGGCGCCTTTACGGCAATCATCCCTGAGCCGGCCTCTCTGATGCTGGCCAGCATCGGCGCCGCGGTTGTCTGCGGTCGCCGTCGACGCTGA
- a CDS encoding tyrosine-type recombinase/integrase: MTRDTASEVLKACPDVEWKLIFALSRFGGLRCPSEHLALKWGHIDWEHHRITVPSPKTAHHAGGESRLIPLFPELRPHLEAAFNEAEPGSEHVISHHRTGNANLRTQFQRILEKAGIPAWPKLFHNLRATRQTELAADFPLHVVCRSIGNSTEIVNKHYLSVTENDYLRGAGLGDDQSKGSEAAQNAAQQAHASSRTESQAKSPPP; this comes from the coding sequence ATCACCCGCGATACCGCCAGCGAGGTGCTTAAGGCATGCCCCGACGTCGAGTGGAAGCTCATCTTCGCGCTCTCAAGGTTCGGCGGGCTGCGTTGCCCCTCGGAGCACCTGGCACTGAAGTGGGGTCACATCGACTGGGAGCATCACAGGATCACCGTGCCCAGCCCCAAGACTGCCCACCACGCGGGCGGGGAGTCGCGGCTAATACCGCTATTCCCCGAGCTGCGGCCACATCTCGAGGCGGCCTTCAATGAAGCAGAGCCCGGCTCGGAGCACGTTATCTCTCACCACCGCACGGGGAATGCCAACCTCCGAACGCAGTTCCAACGCATCCTTGAGAAGGCGGGAATCCCCGCGTGGCCCAAGCTGTTTCACAACTTACGGGCAACGCGACAGACCGAGCTGGCGGCAGACTTTCCCCTCCACGTCGTCTGCCGTTCGATCGGCAACTCGACGGAGATCGTGAACAAGCACTACCTATCGGTGACGGAGAACGACTACTTGCGTGGCGCAGGGCTCGGCGACGATCAGTCCAAGGGCAGCGAAGCAGCGCAAAATGCAGCGCAGCAGGCGCACGCAAGCAGCCGCACCGAGTCGCAAGCGAAAAGCCCGCCGCCGTAA
- a CDS encoding DUF1559 family PulG-like putative transporter, protein MRPTRAFTLVELLVVIAIIGALIAMLLPAVQSAREAARRTSCKNNLKQLGLALLNHHDTHRGFPVNQTSSGRQEGGDCGAGYYSWQTRILPFIEEGTLYDSIDFDANMSGNCSSGAPIDASHPNAAAAATVIEGFLCPSDAVTHDNATIMGSSNPASDSYAANAGWPSPATGYDGERPSPGAYNGLIGLVNPGSPASWHPKGRVSLRRVTDGASNTAAIAERLIQTGATLEAVRNAPEQLKSYHVTASARTLSMLQDRCGAGSTHSDPVASAYLGRAWISGWAPTGPTYMHLNPPNTHHCHFQNLDPNGDFAVTPTSHHPGGVNVVMADGHVEFINDDVSPRAWWALGSRDGGESEE, encoded by the coding sequence ATGCGTCCCACACGCGCCTTTACGCTCGTGGAGTTGTTGGTGGTGATCGCCATCATTGGCGCCCTTATCGCCATGCTCCTGCCCGCCGTCCAGTCCGCCCGTGAAGCGGCGCGGCGCACAAGCTGCAAGAACAACTTGAAGCAACTGGGGCTTGCGCTGCTGAACCATCACGACACCCACCGAGGCTTCCCCGTCAACCAGACCAGCAGTGGTCGGCAGGAGGGCGGCGACTGCGGGGCCGGCTACTACAGCTGGCAGACGCGGATCCTCCCCTTCATCGAAGAGGGGACCCTATACGATTCGATTGACTTCGACGCTAACATGTCGGGCAACTGTTCGAGCGGCGCGCCGATCGACGCGTCCCACCCTAACGCGGCGGCGGCCGCTACGGTGATCGAAGGCTTTCTGTGCCCGTCGGACGCGGTTACCCACGACAACGCCACGATCATGGGCTCGTCCAACCCGGCCTCGGACAGCTACGCAGCGAACGCGGGCTGGCCCAGCCCCGCGACCGGTTACGACGGCGAGAGACCCTCTCCGGGGGCGTACAACGGGCTGATAGGGCTGGTGAACCCAGGCAGCCCAGCGAGTTGGCACCCGAAGGGACGCGTGAGTCTGCGTCGGGTGACCGATGGCGCGTCGAATACCGCGGCTATCGCCGAGCGGCTGATCCAAACAGGGGCGACGCTCGAGGCGGTGCGAAACGCGCCAGAGCAGCTCAAGTCGTATCACGTGACGGCCTCCGCCCGCACGCTCTCGATGCTGCAAGACCGTTGTGGGGCCGGGTCCACCCACTCCGACCCGGTAGCGTCAGCCTACCTTGGGCGGGCGTGGATTTCGGGGTGGGCGCCGACCGGTCCCACCTACATGCACCTGAACCCGCCGAACACCCACCACTGCCACTTCCAAAACCTTGACCCGAACGGCGACTTCGCTGTCACACCGACTAGCCACCACCCGGGCGGCGTGAACGTTGTGATGGCGGACGGGCACGTCGAGTTCATCAACGACGATGTGTCGCCGCGGGCCTGGTGGGCCCTGGGCAGTCGCGACGGGGGAGAGAGCGAGGAATGA
- a CDS encoding MerC domain-containing protein — MPLVVASLPSLGLAWLADDSFHRCMAVVCLVLALGAFVPGWRRHRSLLPAVLGGLGVASLLVASFALDDGCCPRRDTPSTGSALAESGCESYCTADTCSILDSPPTKQAPAGPLMTPLGGLLLVSAHLINHRKSCCCEHGACRGGAAG, encoded by the coding sequence ATGCCTCTGGTAGTCGCCTCGCTGCCGAGCCTCGGACTCGCTTGGTTGGCGGACGATAGTTTTCACCGCTGCATGGCGGTTGTCTGCCTTGTGCTCGCGCTCGGCGCATTCGTTCCCGGCTGGCGGCGACACCGGTCTCTCTTGCCCGCCGTGCTAGGCGGACTAGGAGTCGCATCGCTGCTCGTCGCTTCATTTGCATTGGATGACGGGTGCTGTCCTCGGCGAGACACACCTTCCACAGGTTCCGCCCTCGCGGAGAGCGGCTGCGAGTCGTACTGCACTGCGGACACGTGCAGCATTTTGGATTCGCCTCCCACGAAGCAGGCCCCAGCCGGCCCTCTAATGACTCCTCTGGGCGGGCTGCTGCTGGTGTCTGCTCACCTGATTAATCATCGGAAATCGTGCTGCTGCGAGCATGGCGCTTGCCGCGGGGGCGCGGCAGGCTAG
- the cobA gene encoding uroporphyrinogen-III C-methyltransferase produces MNPQPGKVYLIGAGPGDPDLLTVRGRDRLARADVVLYDYLAGPRVLEWTRPGAELYCLGRHGQGKLWKQPDINAKMVEAALAGRTVARLKGGDPSVFGRMAEELDALTAAGLEFEIVPGITAAAASGAYAGVTITDRDQASCVTFMTGHEQPEKQEETLDYAALARLPGTLVVYMGVTTAQQWSSRLLEHGKPADTPVLLVRRCSLPDQQAFECRLDEVATVLAPGKVRPPVVAIVGPVARRGEAMEWFSGRPLFGQTVLVTRPRHQAGEMVDRLRELGAEVLQQPAIKIGPAPDPAALEDAAARCGEFDWIAFSSSNGVNNFLEAVYATGADARRLGGVRLAAIGPATAMALADHRLRADLCPEEYRAEALADAMAPQCQGKRVLLVRASRGREVLAEQLSAAGAEVQQVVAYESSDVTTPDADIAEALAAGRVQWTTVTSSAIARSLVGLYGDQLSGTSLVAISPLTAGVLEELGRPADVVAREYTAEGVIAAILQAAGGA; encoded by the coding sequence ATGAATCCGCAACCGGGCAAGGTTTATCTGATTGGGGCCGGGCCGGGCGATCCGGACCTGCTGACCGTCCGCGGACGCGACCGGCTAGCCCGGGCGGACGTGGTGCTGTACGACTACCTGGCTGGGCCGCGGGTCCTGGAGTGGACTCGCCCGGGGGCCGAACTTTATTGCCTGGGCCGCCACGGGCAGGGGAAGCTGTGGAAGCAGCCGGATATCAACGCCAAGATGGTTGAAGCGGCGCTGGCGGGCAGAACCGTGGCCCGCCTCAAGGGGGGCGACCCCAGCGTGTTTGGGCGGATGGCCGAGGAACTGGACGCGCTGACCGCCGCCGGCCTGGAGTTCGAGATCGTGCCGGGCATCACCGCGGCGGCCGCTAGCGGCGCCTACGCCGGCGTGACCATCACCGACCGCGACCAGGCGAGCTGCGTCACCTTTATGACCGGGCACGAACAGCCCGAGAAGCAGGAGGAGACGCTCGATTACGCCGCACTCGCCAGGCTGCCGGGGACGCTAGTGGTCTACATGGGGGTCACCACCGCCCAGCAGTGGAGCAGCCGCCTGCTGGAGCACGGCAAGCCCGCCGACACGCCGGTGCTGCTGGTGCGGCGGTGCTCGCTGCCGGATCAGCAGGCATTCGAGTGCCGGCTGGACGAGGTCGCGACCGTCCTGGCGCCCGGCAAGGTCCGCCCGCCCGTGGTGGCGATCGTCGGCCCGGTCGCCCGCCGGGGCGAGGCGATGGAGTGGTTCAGCGGCCGGCCGCTGTTCGGCCAGACAGTGCTGGTGACCCGCCCCCGCCACCAGGCGGGCGAGATGGTCGACCGCCTGCGCGAGCTGGGCGCCGAGGTGCTGCAGCAGCCAGCGATCAAGATCGGGCCGGCGCCGGACCCGGCGGCGCTCGAGGACGCGGCGGCGCGGTGCGGCGAGTTCGACTGGATCGCGTTCTCCAGCAGCAACGGCGTGAACAACTTCCTCGAAGCGGTCTACGCCACCGGCGCCGACGCACGCCGACTGGGCGGCGTGCGGCTGGCGGCCATCGGCCCCGCCACGGCCATGGCGTTGGCCGACCACCGCCTGCGGGCCGACCTCTGCCCCGAAGAGTACCGCGCCGAGGCGCTCGCCGACGCCATGGCGCCGCAATGCCAGGGCAAGCGGGTGCTGCTGGTGCGGGCGAGTCGCGGGCGTGAAGTCCTGGCGGAACAACTCAGCGCGGCCGGCGCCGAGGTGCAGCAGGTGGTGGCGTACGAGAGCTCCGACGTCACCACGCCTGACGCCGACATCGCCGAGGCCCTGGCGGCAGGACGCGTGCAGTGGACCACGGTGACCAGTTCGGCCATCGCCCGTTCGCTGGTGGGTCTCTACGGCGATCAGCTTAGCGGCACGAGCCTGGTCGCCATCAGCCCGCTAACCGCTGGCGTGCTGGAGGAACTCGGCCGTCCCGCCGACGTGGTCGCCAGAGAGTACACGGCCGAAGGCGTGATTGCCGCTATCCTGCAAGCGGCGGGCGGCGCATGA
- a CDS encoding transposase: protein MTDRSCVSAGSRTEPDTNELRPELSDEHWRLIADLFANAKPNAKGGPPRRDPRACFEGVLWVRRTGARWKDLPDRFPSYPTCWRRFVEWTESGVLEKAWRRLIGKLDRAGQVDWRAGFADGTFASAKKGVSP, encoded by the coding sequence ATGACGGATCGATCCTGCGTGAGCGCGGGGTCCAGGACGGAGCCCGATACGAACGAGTTGCGGCCAGAGCTCAGCGACGAGCACTGGCGGCTGATTGCTGATCTGTTTGCCAACGCTAAGCCGAACGCGAAAGGCGGCCCGCCGCGGCGTGACCCGCGGGCCTGCTTCGAGGGCGTGCTGTGGGTGCGCCGCACCGGCGCCCGTTGGAAGGACCTGCCGGACAGGTTCCCGTCGTACCCGACCTGCTGGCGGCGGTTTGTCGAGTGGACCGAGTCGGGCGTGCTGGAGAAGGCCTGGCGCCGGCTGATTGGCAAACTCGACCGCGCGGGCCAGGTCGACTGGAGAGCGGGTTTCGCCGACGGCACGTTCGCCTCGGCTAAAAAAGGGGTAAGTCCTTAG